The following coding sequences lie in one Frigoribacterium sp. SL97 genomic window:
- a CDS encoding ABC transporter substrate-binding protein, whose protein sequence is MTPIVPEHRHALRPARDAGSGTDSRADRSTGPSRRTVLAGAAGLAGLGLLTLAGCTPARSTPTIPEAAATGTPARGGRLRIARPAASAAETLDSASSLSAYEYLGALYNRLVKLDDAGVTVPDLADDWSANADGTSWTFRLREGVRFHDGRRFTAADAIYSIEHILDPDTASPQGEVLAAMIGPGGMTAVDPLTLRFDLLTPNAEFPSLLTAYQCYIVPEGSADPSQGGGIGRTGIGTGPFRLSSFEPAGTGSVEAFEDHFAGRPVLDGIDFFSIQDTTARVNALLAGQIDLISQTNLDFATAQVVSASAGATVARAPDAQWYTIPMLATSAEFSDPLVRQAMKLAYDPQAIVATALQGTGSPGWDNPVPPSQAVWLDDQRAYDPDQARALLKQAGREGLKTEIYTSSYESVFTPMAVAYRDAVRDAGIDLTVRNASSDSYYTQIWMQKPLMVSYWFTGRPIDQLLNQIFRTGSSYNESAWSNPTFDGLLDDARAEMDDTRRMTLYQDAQRIVVEDSADMTPMFGDRLVGLSRNVLNYREFGFEFDYLQIGLRA, encoded by the coding sequence ATGACACCGATCGTCCCCGAACACCGACACGCGCTCCGCCCGGCGCGAGACGCCGGCAGCGGCACCGACAGCCGCGCAGACCGCAGCACCGGCCCGAGCCGCCGCACGGTCCTCGCCGGCGCCGCAGGGCTCGCCGGCCTCGGCCTGCTCACCCTCGCCGGCTGCACCCCCGCCCGCAGCACCCCGACCATCCCCGAGGCCGCCGCCACCGGCACCCCCGCCCGCGGCGGACGCCTGCGCATCGCGCGCCCGGCCGCCTCCGCCGCAGAGACCCTCGACTCCGCCAGCTCGCTCTCGGCCTACGAGTACCTCGGCGCCCTCTACAACCGGCTCGTCAAGCTCGACGACGCCGGCGTCACCGTGCCCGACCTCGCCGACGACTGGTCCGCCAACGCCGACGGCACGAGCTGGACCTTCCGCCTGCGCGAAGGCGTCCGCTTCCACGACGGCCGCCGCTTCACCGCCGCCGACGCCATCTACTCGATCGAGCACATCCTCGACCCCGACACCGCCTCACCCCAGGGCGAGGTGCTCGCCGCGATGATCGGCCCCGGCGGCATGACCGCCGTCGACCCGCTCACCCTGCGCTTCGACCTGCTGACGCCGAACGCCGAGTTCCCCTCGCTGCTCACCGCGTACCAGTGCTACATCGTCCCCGAGGGCAGCGCCGACCCGAGCCAGGGCGGCGGCATCGGCCGCACGGGCATCGGCACCGGACCGTTCCGCCTGTCGAGCTTCGAGCCCGCGGGCACCGGCAGCGTCGAGGCCTTCGAGGACCACTTCGCCGGCCGCCCGGTGCTCGACGGCATCGACTTCTTCTCGATCCAGGACACCACCGCCCGCGTCAACGCCCTCCTCGCCGGCCAGATCGACCTGATCAGCCAGACCAACCTCGACTTCGCCACCGCCCAGGTCGTCAGCGCTTCGGCCGGCGCCACCGTCGCCCGCGCCCCCGACGCCCAGTGGTACACGATCCCGATGCTCGCCACGAGCGCCGAGTTCAGCGACCCGCTCGTCCGCCAGGCGATGAAGCTCGCCTACGACCCGCAGGCCATCGTCGCCACCGCCCTGCAGGGCACCGGCTCGCCCGGCTGGGACAACCCCGTGCCTCCCTCGCAGGCCGTCTGGCTCGACGACCAACGCGCCTACGACCCCGACCAGGCCCGCGCCCTGCTCAAGCAGGCCGGACGCGAGGGGCTGAAGACCGAGATCTACACCTCCAGCTACGAATCCGTCTTCACCCCGATGGCGGTCGCCTACCGCGACGCCGTCCGCGACGCGGGCATCGACCTGACCGTCCGCAACGCCTCGTCGGACTCGTACTACACGCAGATCTGGATGCAGAAGCCGCTCATGGTCAGCTACTGGTTCACCGGTCGCCCGATCGACCAGCTGCTCAACCAGATCTTCCGCACCGGCTCGTCGTACAACGAGAGCGCCTGGTCGAACCCGACCTTCGACGGGCTGCTCGACGACGCCCGCGCCGAGATGGACGACACGCGCCGCATGACGCTCTACCAGGATGCCCAGCGCATCGTCGTCGAGGACTCCGCCGACATGACCCCCATGTTCGGCGACCGCCTCGTCGGCCTGTCCCGGAACGTCCTGAACTACCGCGAGTTCGGCTTCGAGTTCGACTACCTGCAGATCGGACTCCGCGCATGA
- a CDS encoding dihydrofolate reductase family protein — translation MRTLTYSINVMLDGCIDHREGRPDAEVHQLATEALEQADGLLLGRVTYELMEQAWRPPASDAFPDWMQPFARTIHKIPKYVASTTLESVDWNAELLGGDVREAVLELKSRPGGPLRLGGSTFATDVVGWGLVDEYEFTVYPWVAGHGPYLLAGLPHPLDLTPTARHALASGAVATTYRPCAPRTTTGA, via the coding sequence ATGAGGACGCTCACGTACTCCATCAACGTCATGCTCGACGGCTGCATCGATCACCGTGAGGGCCGGCCGGACGCCGAGGTCCACCAGTTGGCCACGGAGGCTCTCGAGCAGGCCGACGGTCTGCTGTTGGGGCGGGTCACCTACGAGCTGATGGAGCAGGCCTGGCGGCCGCCCGCCTCCGATGCTTTCCCGGACTGGATGCAGCCCTTCGCGCGGACCATCCACAAGATCCCTAAGTACGTGGCGTCGACGACGCTCGAGAGCGTCGACTGGAACGCCGAGTTGCTCGGCGGCGACGTGCGTGAGGCGGTGCTCGAGCTGAAGAGCCGTCCCGGGGGCCCGCTCCGTCTCGGAGGTTCCACCTTCGCCACCGACGTCGTCGGCTGGGGCCTGGTCGACGAGTACGAGTTCACCGTCTACCCCTGGGTCGCCGGCCACGGCCCCTACCTGCTCGCCGGCCTCCCCCACCCCCTCGACCTCACCCCGACCGCCCGCCACGCCCTCGCCTCCGGCGCTGTCGCGACGACGTACCGGCCCTGCGCCCCTAGGACGACAACTGGAGCCTGA
- a CDS encoding SdpI family protein has product MLVVVPLIVLAGCTVVFWTTLAAARGRLGVNHLAGIRFRHVMASPEAWRAGHRAALVPVTVGCALAVGSIVVPLVMGPSEDAMAIWAIGSMVALLFGTLVGAWRADQAATDVLGSP; this is encoded by the coding sequence ATGCTCGTCGTCGTTCCGCTCATCGTGTTAGCCGGGTGCACCGTCGTCTTCTGGACGACGCTCGCCGCCGCCCGGGGACGGCTCGGCGTGAACCACCTCGCCGGCATCCGCTTCCGGCACGTGATGGCATCGCCCGAGGCGTGGCGGGCCGGGCACCGGGCAGCACTCGTGCCGGTGACGGTGGGATGCGCGCTCGCCGTGGGGTCGATCGTGGTGCCGCTCGTCATGGGCCCGTCGGAGGACGCGATGGCCATCTGGGCGATCGGGAGCATGGTCGCGCTGCTGTTCGGCACGCTCGTCGGGGCGTGGCGGGCGGATCAGGCGGCCACAGACGTGCTCGGCTCGCCGTAG
- a CDS encoding nuclease-related domain-containing protein, with amino-acid sequence MSETVARGSVAMTLKARRPAYSVMQECLRVQAEAPALTRRQRLFGHTPLSADAQSWYQGALGEIEVARVLAELGPEWTVLHSVPVGSGESDIDHVVIGPTGVFTVNTKHHAGKKVWVGGGLVTVGGHRTDHSRNSLHEAARASRLMSRAADFEVVVTPVIVLVGEASLSVGKKAPTVPVVVVARLRKWLMNGPRVHSPEALAYLAMVAEERGTWHTEALVLTDTLRHEHRFERLRRDIDDAARRRRRWRVGTALGVLGTSGGVAIAVVATVTSTVVSTFG; translated from the coding sequence ATGAGCGAGACCGTGGCGCGCGGAAGCGTGGCGATGACGTTGAAGGCCCGGCGGCCGGCCTACTCGGTGATGCAGGAGTGCCTGCGCGTCCAGGCCGAGGCGCCCGCACTGACCCGGCGGCAGCGCCTCTTCGGGCACACGCCCCTGAGCGCCGACGCCCAGAGTTGGTACCAGGGCGCCCTCGGTGAGATCGAGGTCGCGCGCGTGCTCGCCGAGCTCGGGCCCGAGTGGACCGTGCTGCACTCCGTCCCGGTCGGCTCGGGCGAGTCCGACATCGACCACGTCGTCATCGGGCCGACGGGCGTCTTCACCGTCAACACGAAGCACCACGCCGGCAAGAAGGTCTGGGTCGGCGGCGGCTTGGTGACGGTCGGCGGACACCGGACCGACCACTCTCGCAACTCCCTTCACGAGGCGGCCCGCGCCTCCCGGTTGATGTCGAGGGCGGCCGACTTCGAGGTCGTCGTCACGCCCGTCATCGTGCTCGTGGGCGAGGCCTCGCTGTCCGTCGGCAAGAAGGCGCCGACGGTGCCGGTGGTCGTGGTTGCCCGCCTGCGCAAGTGGCTGATGAACGGGCCACGGGTGCACTCACCCGAGGCGCTGGCCTACCTGGCCATGGTCGCCGAAGAACGCGGTACCTGGCACACGGAGGCGCTGGTGCTGACGGACACGCTCCGTCACGAACACCGCTTCGAACGCCTGCGCCGCGACATCGACGACGCGGCTCGGCGGCGTCGGCGGTGGCGGGTGGGCACGGCGCTCGGCGTTCTCGGGACGAGCGGGGGAGTCGCGATCGCGGTGGTGGCGACGGTCACGAGCACGGTCGTCTCGACCTTCGGGTAG
- a CDS encoding GrpB family protein, with amino-acid sequence MVDLQPHSPTWADDYRREAERLAVALGTRVDAVEHIGSTAVPGLLAKPIIDVAARTSPGTDSFALGADLVDLGYERHAAGPKTHAVYVRLDGARRTHILHVFRPDQWDDCHQRLFRDRLLRDPVARRRYATLKEALAGLADGRAYTAAKTDLIADLVTDERTARGLPAAPVWDK; translated from the coding sequence ATGGTCGATCTGCAGCCGCACTCCCCCACCTGGGCCGACGACTACCGCCGTGAGGCCGAGCGTCTCGCGGTCGCCCTCGGCACCCGGGTCGACGCCGTCGAGCACATCGGCAGCACGGCCGTCCCCGGCCTCCTCGCGAAGCCGATCATCGACGTCGCCGCCCGGACGTCTCCCGGCACCGACTCGTTCGCCCTGGGCGCCGACCTGGTAGACCTCGGCTACGAACGACACGCAGCGGGCCCGAAGACCCACGCGGTCTACGTCCGGCTGGACGGAGCGCGACGCACGCACATCCTCCACGTCTTCCGCCCCGACCAGTGGGACGACTGCCACCAGCGGCTGTTCCGCGACCGCCTGCTGCGCGACCCGGTCGCGCGACGGCGCTACGCGACCCTCAAGGAGGCGCTGGCCGGCCTCGCCGACGGACGCGCCTACACAGCCGCCAAGACGGATCTGATCGCCGACCTCGTCACCGACGAGCGGACGGCTCGTGGCCTCCCTGCGGCCCCGGTGTGGGACAAGTGA
- a CDS encoding ABC transporter permease, with the protein MSPTPTASRPSTGGPTADGTTASGPGAGGPHPTSAVAATLIVVARRVGTALLTVLLASFFVFFAVQALPGDVAQQLLGQDATPDAVAALRETLGLDQNVWVRYGQWLLGAAHGDFGVSLVSGLPVGPDLLIAFRNSMLIALPAMIVGVTLSLTLGVIAGVRRGRPSDHAISLISLVVMSVPEFMVATVLVLLFAIALPIFPAVVLRGQDATVAELLPSIWLPVIVLTLAMAAYIVRTARSSTIDVMASEFVTTAELKGLSTRQVVWRHAVPSALLPTLNVVALNVAWLLGGVVVVENVFNYPGMGKLMLESVFNRDLPTIQAIAVVSALVYVVCNLAADLIALALDPRLRTRRKARS; encoded by the coding sequence ATGAGCCCCACACCGACCGCCAGCCGCCCGAGCACCGGCGGCCCGACCGCCGACGGCACGACCGCCAGCGGCCCGGGCGCCGGCGGCCCGCACCCCACGTCCGCGGTCGCCGCGACCCTGATCGTCGTCGCCCGCCGCGTCGGCACGGCCCTCCTCACCGTGCTGCTCGCCTCGTTCTTCGTGTTCTTCGCCGTGCAGGCCCTGCCCGGCGACGTCGCGCAGCAACTGCTCGGTCAGGACGCCACCCCCGACGCCGTCGCGGCCCTGCGCGAGACGCTCGGCCTCGACCAGAACGTCTGGGTCCGCTACGGCCAGTGGCTGCTCGGTGCGGCGCACGGCGACTTCGGCGTCTCGCTGGTCAGCGGCCTGCCGGTCGGTCCCGACCTGCTGATCGCCTTCCGCAACAGCATGCTGATCGCGCTGCCCGCCATGATCGTCGGCGTCACCCTGTCGCTGACCCTCGGCGTCATCGCCGGCGTCCGCCGCGGACGCCCGAGCGACCACGCGATCTCGCTGATCAGCCTGGTCGTCATGAGCGTGCCCGAGTTCATGGTCGCCACCGTGCTCGTGCTGCTGTTCGCCATCGCGCTGCCGATCTTCCCGGCGGTCGTCCTGCGTGGCCAGGACGCGACGGTCGCCGAACTGCTGCCGAGCATCTGGCTGCCCGTCATCGTGCTGACCCTCGCCATGGCCGCCTACATCGTGCGGACGGCGCGCTCGTCGACGATCGACGTGATGGCGAGCGAGTTCGTCACGACGGCCGAGCTCAAGGGCCTGTCGACGCGCCAGGTCGTCTGGCGTCACGCCGTGCCGAGCGCGCTGCTGCCGACGCTCAACGTCGTCGCTTTGAACGTCGCCTGGCTCCTCGGCGGCGTCGTGGTCGTCGAGAACGTCTTCAACTACCCGGGCATGGGCAAGCTCATGCTCGAGTCCGTCTTCAACCGCGACCTGCCGACGATCCAGGCGATCGCCGTCGTCAGCGCCCTCGTCTACGTGGTGTGCAACCTCGCCGCCGACCTCATCGCGCTGGCCCTCGACCCGAGGCTGCGCACCCGACGGAAGGCCCGCTCATGA
- a CDS encoding pentapeptide repeat-containing protein has product MSTRTRIELGRRADLGADCANCFGLCCVALAFTKSADFPFDKPAGDPCTNLDEHDGCRIHPQLRERGFKGCTVFDCFGAGQKVSRQTFAGRSWRDDPATREAMFSTFPLVRRLHELLWYLDEAITLVERERAREGERAQAAEHGRRRTATTPDPTPWLAAFEHVRRLTDGSPDELAALDVDAEYDAARPLLVQASEVARASVPAPPRRSRDKGPRLEPGSDLMGAALAGADLRGRTLRGSIAIAADLRGADLGRCDLLGVDLRDAELGGADLSGAIYLTQMQVNSARGDGATRLPEGFARPTHWAGGR; this is encoded by the coding sequence ATGAGCACCCGCACCCGGATCGAGCTGGGCCGCCGCGCCGACCTCGGAGCCGACTGCGCCAACTGCTTCGGCCTCTGCTGCGTCGCGCTGGCGTTCACGAAGAGCGCCGACTTCCCGTTCGACAAGCCGGCCGGCGACCCGTGCACGAACCTCGACGAGCACGACGGCTGCCGCATCCACCCGCAGTTGCGTGAGCGTGGGTTCAAGGGCTGCACGGTGTTCGACTGTTTCGGGGCGGGGCAGAAGGTCAGCCGGCAGACGTTCGCCGGGCGATCGTGGCGTGACGACCCCGCGACGCGTGAGGCGATGTTCTCGACGTTCCCGCTCGTGAGGCGGCTGCACGAGCTGCTCTGGTACCTCGACGAGGCGATCACGCTGGTCGAGCGCGAGCGCGCACGCGAAGGCGAGCGCGCACAGGCGGCCGAGCACGGCCGCCGCCGCACCGCCACCACCCCAGACCCGACCCCGTGGCTCGCCGCCTTCGAGCACGTCCGGCGCCTGACCGACGGCTCCCCCGACGAGCTCGCCGCCCTCGACGTCGACGCCGAGTACGACGCGGCGCGCCCGCTGTTGGTGCAGGCGAGCGAGGTCGCCCGGGCGTCCGTGCCCGCGCCTCCTCGGCGGTCGAGGGACAAGGGGCCGAGGCTCGAGCCGGGGAGCGACCTGATGGGTGCGGCTCTGGCCGGGGCGGATCTGCGGGGTCGGACGCTCCGCGGCAGCATCGCGATCGCGGCGGACCTGCGCGGGGCCGATCTCGGCCGGTGCGATCTACTCGGTGTCGATCTGCGCGACGCCGAGCTCGGTGGGGCGGACCTGTCGGGGGCGATCTACCTGACGCAGATGCAGGTGAACAGCGCCCGGGGCGATGGGGCGACGCGCCTGCCCGAGGGCTTCGCGCGGCCGACGCACTGGGCAGGCGGGCGCTAG
- a CDS encoding GNAT family N-acetyltransferase → MPLVPIAPTDADADARADLRAFLAAADLTLAGLDSPSPRLRLWVDRDATGTVVGSTGYELSADGEHALIRSVAVAPAARARGAGSRLARHALADAATHGARHAWLFSRRSGPFWQTLGFAPADRDALAAALPDTHQVQLFRASGQLAREVAWSRPLDDLRPPTP, encoded by the coding sequence ATGCCCCTCGTCCCCATCGCCCCGACCGATGCCGATGCCGACGCCCGAGCCGACCTCCGCGCCTTCCTCGCCGCCGCCGACCTCACGCTCGCCGGTCTCGACTCCCCCTCGCCGCGCCTCCGGCTCTGGGTCGACCGCGACGCCACCGGCACCGTCGTCGGCAGCACCGGCTACGAGCTCAGCGCCGACGGCGAGCACGCCCTCATCCGCAGCGTCGCCGTCGCCCCCGCCGCCCGCGCGCGCGGCGCGGGCTCCCGGCTCGCCCGCCACGCCCTGGCCGACGCCGCCACGCACGGAGCCCGCCACGCCTGGCTCTTCTCCCGCCGCTCCGGACCGTTCTGGCAGACGCTCGGCTTCGCCCCCGCCGACCGCGACGCCCTCGCCGCGGCCCTCCCCGACACGCACCAGGTGCAGCTCTTCCGCGCCTCCGGCCAACTCGCCCGCGAGGTCGCCTGGTCACGCCCCCTCGACGACCTCCGCCCGCCCACCCCCTAG
- a CDS encoding ABC transporter permease, whose amino-acid sequence MSPAHDRTPPADSGQGITGHRTAEEARVATTADPATPGAQVGGPASAGPEAAGGWPRRLRASATSLTSSLSASSALSIGLGLIALHVLLALLAPVLTGHDPVATDSGAALTGTSWAHWLGTDQYGRDILSRTLNGGRYALVVTFLATTIAVGIGTVLGCVTAYADNWFDEVVMRIVDALLSVPSILALLVVVTVFDSGLWVIVLAVTVIYAPAVTRVVRGAARTVITQDYVTAARARGEKPLSIVFREIVPNVTDVVLVEYAMRASWIVLLISTLSFLGFGANPPTPDWGLMVQENRTALTVVPWGTLAPVVALATLVIGLNLSADGLSKSLGVDRAQKGAVS is encoded by the coding sequence ATGAGCCCCGCACACGACCGGACCCCGCCCGCCGACAGCGGCCAGGGCATCACCGGACACCGCACCGCCGAGGAGGCGCGGGTCGCCACGACCGCGGACCCCGCCACCCCGGGCGCGCAGGTCGGCGGCCCGGCATCGGCCGGCCCCGAGGCCGCGGGCGGCTGGCCGAGGCGACTGCGCGCGAGCGCGACGTCCCTGACCAGCAGCCTCAGCGCCTCCTCGGCCTTGAGCATCGGGCTCGGCCTGATCGCGCTGCACGTCCTGCTGGCGCTGCTCGCCCCGGTGCTGACCGGCCACGACCCGGTCGCCACCGACTCGGGAGCCGCCCTGACCGGCACCAGCTGGGCCCACTGGCTCGGCACCGACCAGTACGGTCGCGACATCCTGTCGCGCACGCTGAACGGCGGCCGGTACGCACTCGTCGTCACCTTCCTCGCCACGACGATCGCGGTCGGCATCGGCACCGTGCTCGGTTGCGTCACCGCCTACGCCGACAACTGGTTCGACGAGGTCGTCATGCGCATCGTCGACGCCCTGCTCAGCGTGCCGTCGATCCTGGCGCTGCTCGTCGTCGTGACCGTGTTCGACTCGGGCCTCTGGGTGATCGTGCTCGCCGTCACCGTGATCTACGCGCCGGCCGTGACCCGCGTCGTCCGCGGTGCCGCCCGCACCGTGATCACGCAGGACTACGTGACCGCCGCCCGCGCCCGCGGCGAGAAGCCGCTGAGCATCGTGTTCCGCGAGATCGTGCCCAACGTCACCGACGTGGTGCTCGTCGAGTACGCGATGCGCGCCTCCTGGATCGTGCTGCTCATCTCGACCCTGTCGTTCCTCGGGTTCGGCGCCAACCCGCCGACGCCCGACTGGGGCCTCATGGTGCAGGAGAACCGCACCGCCCTCACCGTCGTCCCGTGGGGCACGCTCGCCCCCGTCGTCGCCCTCGCCACGCTCGTCATCGGGCTCAACCTCAGCGCGGACGGGCTCAGCAAGTCGCTGGGCGTCGACCGCGCACAGAAGGGGGCGGTCTCGTGA
- a CDS encoding ATP/GTP-binding protein produces the protein MGIKRGLLEQHIAVFGESGSGKTVLLSSFYGGAQEPAFREESIFGIVADDSGQGTRLHQNYLGMRDAGRRPSTTRFSSTSYTFSFRRRDRMAAEMKKRKPSGDLRLVWHDYPGDWFIEEPSSAQEAERRVQTFRALLSSNVALLLVDGQRLAENSGEEERYLKVLFSNVRNGIHRLEAELLRGRKPFAQFPRIWIIALSKADLLPDLDVVAFRDLVIGKAGGELSDLRGALQGLIQSPEALSVGEDFVLLSSAKFEPDGIHFAKRVGLDLILPIAAVLPFIRNERWARGLEKGGEAASIFSRRAKEFAAFIGNKSNFRGPIGQVLNVFAEPAAEIAAKLATDKLADLNHAAIARHDFMAAVLTGFKMDLDRGEHDRVLIQSLR, from the coding sequence ATGGGAATAAAGCGAGGGCTACTCGAGCAACACATCGCGGTCTTCGGCGAGAGCGGCAGCGGCAAGACCGTGCTGCTTTCCTCGTTCTACGGTGGAGCGCAGGAGCCCGCATTTCGCGAGGAAAGTATATTCGGCATTGTGGCGGACGACAGCGGTCAGGGCACACGCTTGCACCAGAATTATCTAGGCATGAGAGACGCAGGTCGTAGGCCCTCCACGACGAGGTTCTCTTCGACGAGTTATACCTTTTCATTCCGTCGGCGGGATCGCATGGCCGCGGAAATGAAGAAGAGAAAGCCTTCGGGTGACCTCAGACTCGTATGGCACGACTATCCAGGTGACTGGTTCATCGAGGAGCCTAGTAGTGCACAGGAGGCAGAGCGTCGCGTTCAGACGTTTCGAGCTCTTCTTAGCTCGAACGTCGCCCTCCTGCTTGTGGATGGACAGCGTCTTGCTGAGAACTCGGGGGAAGAGGAGCGCTATCTCAAGGTGCTCTTCTCGAACGTTCGTAATGGCATCCACAGGCTTGAGGCGGAACTCCTCCGAGGCCGTAAGCCATTTGCGCAGTTCCCTCGAATTTGGATCATCGCCTTATCGAAGGCTGACTTGCTGCCAGATCTTGACGTTGTGGCTTTCCGCGACCTTGTTATCGGAAAGGCAGGCGGCGAGTTAAGTGACCTACGTGGGGCTCTGCAGGGACTTATTCAGAGTCCCGAGGCACTGTCTGTTGGCGAAGATTTTGTCCTCCTATCCTCTGCCAAGTTCGAGCCGGATGGCATTCATTTTGCCAAACGTGTAGGCCTCGATTTGATCTTGCCCATCGCTGCAGTCCTCCCTTTCATTCGAAACGAGCGTTGGGCCCGGGGGCTGGAGAAGGGTGGAGAGGCAGCGTCCATCTTCTCGCGTCGAGCAAAGGAATTTGCCGCTTTCATAGGCAACAAGTCGAACTTTCGCGGACCCATCGGGCAGGTCCTAAATGTGTTCGCAGAACCTGCCGCAGAAATTGCGGCCAAGCTTGCGACGGATAAGCTTGCGGATCTCAACCATGCTGCCATCGCGAGGCACGACTTCATGGCCGCTGTTCTGACTGGATTCAAGATGGATCTTGACCGCGGTGAGCACGACCGGGTTCTGATTCAAAGCCTTAGATGA